Proteins found in one Rhizomicrobium sp. genomic segment:
- a CDS encoding XdhC family protein — translation MKRETLQTINDARRAGRAIVRAIDLESGDETLIDPARDTSPLGLAAAGAARADTSGPAQIEGRSWFLAVFNPPLDLVIVGAVHIAQPLVVMAREAGYDVRVIDPRTAFATPARFPGVVISHDWPDEALAKAPLGPRSAIVFLSHDPKIDDPGLIAALTSDCFYIGTLGSKKTQAARAARMKAAGFNDAALARIHGPVGLNIGAKSPAEIAVSILAEMTLVLRGERR, via the coding sequence GTGAAACGCGAAACGCTCCAGACGATCAATGACGCCCGCCGCGCGGGCCGCGCTATCGTGCGCGCCATTGATCTTGAAAGCGGCGACGAAACCTTGATCGATCCGGCGAGGGATACCTCGCCGCTGGGCCTTGCCGCCGCCGGCGCGGCGCGGGCCGACACTTCGGGTCCGGCGCAGATCGAGGGGCGGAGCTGGTTCCTCGCCGTGTTCAATCCGCCGCTCGACCTCGTCATCGTCGGCGCGGTGCATATCGCCCAGCCGCTGGTCGTCATGGCGCGGGAGGCGGGTTACGACGTGCGCGTCATCGACCCGCGCACCGCCTTTGCGACGCCGGCGCGGTTTCCTGGCGTCGTCATCTCACATGACTGGCCGGACGAGGCGCTGGCCAAAGCGCCGCTCGGACCGCGCAGCGCCATCGTCTTCCTGAGCCACGATCCCAAGATCGACGATCCGGGCCTGATCGCGGCGCTGACGTCGGACTGTTTCTATATCGGCACGCTGGGCTCGAAGAAGACCCAGGCGGCGCGCGCCGCGCGGATGAAGGCGGCCGGCTTCAACGACGCGGCGCTCGCCCGCATCCACGGGCCGGTGGGGCTGAACATCGGCGCCAAGAGCCCCGCCGAGATCGCGGTGTCGATATTGGCGGAGATGACGCTGGTGCTGCGGGGCGAGAGGCGGTGA
- a CDS encoding molybdopterin-binding/glycosyltransferase family 2 protein — MQFTFIPVVEAEGAILAHGVRAGDKRFKKGRVLSGGDLAAIAEAGIATVAVARLERGDVGEDAAASRIAARAGGAGVRIGAAFTGRVNLYALSDGVAAVDAATVEALNAIDEAVTLATVAPFSRVAKGQMVATVKIIPFAAPGAAVQAAEQLLEAAPVRVHPFTAHRAALISTVLPGTRPSLLDKNRTAIAERLAALGSTLAWERRVAHETEALTAVLAEVADADPILVFGASAITDRRDVIPAAIEAAGGTVSHFGMPVDPGNLLLLGSLDGRTVIGLPSCARSPKLNGFDFVLWRVLAGLPVGRRALAGMGVGGLLTEIPSRPQPRDETPAEFPRLPRIAAIVLAAGLSSRMGSNKLLAEVDGKPLIRHAVEAALGSAAAPVVVVTGHAGETVRQALSPLAPLFVDNPDYSKGLSASLKCGLRVLPEDCDGAVVLLGDMPGVSSGLIDKLIASFDPSEDRAICVATRHGKRGNPVLWARRFFPEMLAIEGDVGARQLIGQYAELVCEVEAGDDAPLTDIDTPEALRAYKASSSEAVSR; from the coding sequence ATGCAATTCACGTTCATTCCCGTGGTCGAGGCCGAGGGCGCCATTCTCGCGCATGGCGTGCGCGCGGGCGACAAACGTTTCAAGAAAGGCCGGGTCCTTTCCGGCGGCGATCTCGCCGCCATCGCCGAGGCCGGCATCGCCACGGTCGCCGTCGCACGGCTGGAGCGCGGCGATGTCGGCGAGGATGCGGCGGCGTCGCGGATCGCGGCACGGGCCGGTGGCGCCGGGGTGCGGATCGGCGCGGCCTTCACCGGACGGGTGAACCTTTACGCGCTCAGCGACGGCGTCGCGGCGGTCGATGCCGCCACGGTCGAGGCGCTGAACGCGATCGACGAGGCGGTGACGCTGGCCACCGTCGCCCCGTTCTCGCGGGTCGCGAAGGGCCAGATGGTGGCGACGGTCAAGATCATTCCCTTCGCCGCGCCGGGTGCGGCGGTACAGGCGGCGGAACAGCTTCTGGAAGCGGCCCCCGTGCGCGTCCATCCCTTCACCGCCCATCGCGCCGCCCTGATCTCCACCGTCCTGCCGGGCACCAGGCCGTCGCTGCTCGACAAGAACCGCACCGCCATCGCGGAGCGGCTGGCGGCGCTGGGCTCGACCCTGGCCTGGGAGCGCCGGGTGGCGCATGAGACGGAAGCGCTGACCGCCGTCCTCGCGGAGGTTGCCGATGCCGACCCGATCCTGGTCTTTGGCGCCAGCGCCATCACCGACCGGCGCGATGTCATCCCGGCCGCGATCGAAGCGGCCGGCGGCACGGTCAGCCATTTCGGCATGCCGGTCGATCCGGGCAACCTGCTGCTGCTCGGCAGCCTGGACGGGCGCACCGTCATCGGCCTGCCGAGCTGCGCCCGCTCGCCCAAGCTCAACGGCTTCGATTTCGTCCTGTGGCGGGTACTGGCCGGCCTGCCGGTCGGACGGCGCGCGCTGGCCGGGATGGGGGTCGGCGGCCTCCTGACCGAGATCCCGTCGCGGCCGCAGCCGCGCGACGAGACGCCCGCCGAATTTCCGCGCCTGCCCAGGATCGCGGCCATCGTGCTGGCCGCCGGGCTGTCGTCGCGCATGGGGTCCAACAAGCTCCTGGCAGAAGTGGACGGCAAGCCCTTGATCCGCCACGCGGTCGAGGCGGCGCTGGGCAGCGCCGCGGCGCCGGTCGTGGTGGTGACCGGCCATGCGGGCGAGACGGTGCGCCAGGCGCTTTCCCCTCTTGCGCCCCTCTTCGTCGACAATCCTGACTATTCAAAGGGTTTGAGCGCGTCGCTGAAGTGCGGCCTGAGGGTGCTGCCCGAGGATTGCGATGGCGCCGTCGTGCTCCTGGGCGACATGCCCGGCGTCTCTTCGGGCCTGATCGACAAGCTGATCGCGTCGTTCGATCCATCGGAGGACCGCGCCATCTGCGTCGCGACCCGGCACGGCAAGCGGGGCAATCCGGTGCTGTGGGCGCGGCGGTTTTTCCCGGAAATGCTGGCAATCGAGGGCGATGTTGGCGCCCGTCAACTCATCGGTCAGTACGCCGAACTGGTGTGCGAGGTCGAGGCCGGCGACGACGCGCCGCTCACCGATATCGATACGCCCGAGGCGCTGCGGGCGTACAAGGCCTCAAGCAGCGAAGCGGTAAGCCGATAA
- a CDS encoding xanthine dehydrogenase family protein subunit M, protein MIPYPFTYSRAKSVDDAVALLASAPEGKLLAGGQTLIAAMKMRLANPSDLIDISGIEELNYIRVSGGAVAIGAATTHCEVASSKEVAKAIPALTHLASVIGDPAVRHKGTLGGSVANNDPAADYPAAVLGLGATVKTNRRGIAADDFFQGMFTTALEDGEIVTEISFPVPQKAAYKKFANPASRYAMAGVFVAKFADGIRVAVTGAGPGVFRVPQMEAALARSFTPDAVAKIAVDASGLNSDIHGSAEYRANLVTVMAKRAVAEAA, encoded by the coding sequence ATGATCCCCTATCCCTTCACCTACAGCCGCGCGAAATCGGTCGACGACGCGGTGGCGCTGCTGGCGTCCGCGCCGGAAGGCAAGCTGCTGGCCGGCGGACAGACGCTGATCGCGGCGATGAAGATGCGGCTCGCCAATCCGTCGGACCTGATCGACATCTCCGGCATCGAGGAATTGAATTATATCCGCGTGAGCGGCGGCGCCGTCGCCATCGGCGCGGCGACGACGCATTGCGAGGTCGCCAGTTCGAAGGAGGTGGCGAAAGCCATTCCTGCCCTCACCCATCTCGCGAGCGTGATCGGCGATCCGGCGGTGCGCCACAAGGGAACGCTGGGCGGCTCGGTCGCCAACAACGATCCGGCGGCGGACTATCCGGCCGCGGTGCTCGGCCTCGGCGCCACGGTCAAGACCAACCGGCGCGGCATCGCCGCCGACGATTTCTTCCAGGGCATGTTCACCACCGCGCTGGAGGACGGCGAGATCGTCACCGAGATATCCTTCCCGGTGCCGCAGAAGGCCGCCTACAAGAAATTCGCCAACCCCGCCTCGCGCTACGCGATGGCCGGCGTGTTCGTCGCGAAATTTGCGGACGGCATCCGTGTCGCGGTGACGGGCGCGGGGCCCGGCGTGTTTCGCGTGCCGCAGATGGAAGCGGCGCTGGCCAGGAGCTTCACGCCCGACGCGGTGGCGAAGATCGCGGTGGATGCGAGCGGATTGAATTCCGACATCCACGGTTCGGCCGAATATCGCGCCAATCTCGTGACCGTGATGGCCAAGCGCGCGGTGGCGGAGGCGGCCTAG
- a CDS encoding ATP-binding protein, whose product MRLWPRTLGVQLIVVTAAAVLISNLAVAAWFQLGSERMSERDLDERVLDRSASMSTLLAAIPAKSRDAAANAMSSGFWTFTLHHGKAAQLAMDDDETKLANRLRDLLPDDKAKLPISVERIIGAPPEDGRARPHRPPGPALQFTLPVVRGTQLIATFYRQPAPPWPTEIIIAACMAIFVASAAAAYISSRVAYPLTALAAAASVAAGGGKAPRVPEEGPDDVRNAAVAFNAMTDRVTRTMESQRQLLSAVGHDLRTPITAMRINLEFIADDELRERLETNLAELQALTESVLSAARGAGGETKRNIDLSALVESLCADLDDLGEPVTWNAHGPAPLACRPDEIRRAVRNLVENAVAYGRRAEVHMTETPAAYEILVEDEGPGIPDGEQARVFEPFVRLESSRNTDTGGTGLGLTLVKAIAHGHGGGVTLENRPEGGLRARLSLPREGLAACAPSPLAGEKS is encoded by the coding sequence ATGAGATTGTGGCCGCGTACGCTGGGAGTGCAGCTCATCGTCGTCACCGCGGCGGCGGTGCTGATCTCCAATCTCGCCGTCGCGGCGTGGTTCCAGCTCGGCAGCGAGCGCATGAGCGAGCGCGATCTCGACGAGCGCGTGCTCGACCGCTCGGCCTCGATGTCGACCCTGCTGGCGGCGATCCCGGCCAAATCGCGCGACGCCGCCGCCAACGCGATGAGCTCCGGCTTCTGGACGTTCACGCTGCACCACGGCAAGGCCGCGCAGCTTGCCATGGACGACGACGAGACCAAGCTCGCCAACCGTCTGCGGGACCTGTTGCCGGACGACAAGGCGAAGCTGCCGATTTCGGTCGAGCGCATCATCGGCGCGCCGCCGGAGGACGGACGCGCCCGGCCGCACCGCCCGCCCGGTCCCGCCCTCCAGTTCACCCTGCCGGTGGTCCGCGGCACCCAGCTTATCGCGACCTTCTACCGCCAGCCCGCGCCGCCCTGGCCGACCGAGATCATCATCGCGGCCTGCATGGCGATCTTCGTGGCCTCGGCCGCGGCGGCCTATATCTCCAGCCGCGTCGCCTATCCGCTGACCGCGCTGGCGGCCGCCGCCTCGGTCGCGGCCGGCGGCGGCAAGGCGCCGCGCGTGCCGGAAGAAGGCCCCGACGACGTGCGCAACGCGGCCGTCGCCTTCAACGCCATGACCGACCGCGTCACGCGCACCATGGAGAGCCAGCGGCAATTGCTCTCGGCTGTCGGCCACGATCTGCGCACGCCGATCACCGCGATGCGGATCAACCTGGAATTCATCGCCGACGACGAGCTGCGCGAGCGGCTGGAGACCAATCTGGCGGAGCTGCAGGCGCTCACCGAGTCCGTGCTGTCGGCGGCGCGCGGCGCCGGCGGCGAGACCAAGCGCAATATCGACCTGTCGGCCCTGGTCGAAAGCCTGTGCGCCGATCTCGACGATCTGGGAGAGCCGGTGACCTGGAACGCGCACGGGCCCGCGCCGCTGGCCTGCCGCCCGGACGAGATCCGCCGCGCCGTGCGCAACCTCGTCGAGAACGCGGTCGCCTATGGCCGCCGCGCCGAAGTGCACATGACCGAAACACCGGCCGCCTATGAGATCCTCGTCGAGGACGAAGGGCCGGGCATTCCCGACGGCGAGCAGGCCCGCGTGTTCGAGCCCTTCGTGCGGCTGGAGAGCTCGCGCAACACCGACACCGGCGGAACCGGGCTGGGTCTGACGCTCGTCAAGGCCATCGCGCACGGCCATGGCGGCGGCGTGACGCTGGAGAACCGTCCCGAAGGCGGCCTGCGGGCCCGTCTCAGCCTGCCGCGCGAAGGCTTGGCGGCGTGCGCCCCCTCCCCCTTGGCGGGTGAGAAGAGCTAA
- a CDS encoding XdhC family protein has product MSGTAQHTEPLDAAAQWLGEGRKVALATVVKTWGSAPRQAGSQIAVRDDGAFVGSVSGGCIEGAVIEEAVAAMADGRVRNLEFGVSDETAWSVGLACGGRIEIFVEPVL; this is encoded by the coding sequence ATGTCCGGAACCGCACAGCACACCGAACCGCTCGACGCCGCCGCGCAATGGCTCGGCGAAGGCCGCAAGGTCGCGCTCGCCACGGTGGTCAAGACCTGGGGCTCGGCGCCGCGCCAGGCCGGCAGCCAGATCGCGGTGCGCGACGACGGCGCCTTCGTCGGCTCGGTCTCCGGCGGCTGCATCGAAGGCGCGGTGATCGAAGAAGCGGTCGCCGCGATGGCCGACGGAAGGGTGCGCAATCTCGAATTCGGCGTCAGCGACGAGACGGCGTGGTCGGTCGGGCTGGCCTGCGGCGGCCGCATCGAGATCTTCGTCGAACCGGTGCTGTGA
- a CDS encoding response regulator, with protein sequence MIKEETKPHILVVEDARDIREPLARYLRDQGYRATTAADAVAARKVMKGSAIDLVVLDIMMPGEDGLSLCRSIRETSQIPVILLTARGEEVDRIIGLEMGADDYIPKPFSPRELIARVAAVLRRTQALPPRQKPPAAERIRFGEWLLDTGQRELIGGDGVALPLSSGEFRLLTALLERPKIALTRNQLLDLTKGRDADLFDRSIDNHVSRLRKKIEPDPKNPRYIKTVWGGGYIFALDPEVQ encoded by the coding sequence ATGATCAAGGAAGAGACCAAGCCGCACATTCTTGTGGTCGAAGACGCGCGCGATATTCGAGAGCCCCTGGCGCGTTATCTGCGCGACCAGGGCTACCGCGCCACCACCGCCGCCGACGCCGTCGCGGCCCGCAAGGTGATGAAAGGCTCGGCCATAGATCTCGTCGTGCTCGACATCATGATGCCGGGCGAGGACGGGCTGTCGCTCTGCCGCTCGATCCGCGAGACCTCGCAGATCCCGGTGATCCTGCTCACCGCCCGCGGCGAGGAGGTCGACCGCATCATCGGGCTCGAAATGGGCGCCGACGACTACATCCCCAAGCCGTTCTCGCCGCGCGAGCTGATCGCCCGCGTCGCCGCCGTGCTGCGCCGCACCCAGGCGCTGCCGCCGCGCCAGAAGCCGCCCGCCGCCGAGCGCATCCGCTTCGGCGAATGGCTGCTCGACACCGGCCAGCGCGAGCTGATCGGCGGCGACGGCGTCGCCCTGCCGCTCTCCAGCGGCGAATTCCGCCTGCTCACGGCCCTTCTGGAGCGGCCGAAAATCGCGCTGACCCGCAACCAGCTTCTCGACCTGACCAAGGGCCGCGACGCCGATCTGTTCGACCGCTCGATCGACAATCACGTCAGCCGGCTGCGCAAGAAGATCGAGCCGGATCCCAAGAATCCGCGCTATATTAAGACGGTGTGGGGGGGTGGATATATTTTCGCGCTGGATCCGGAAGTGCAATGA
- a CDS encoding (2Fe-2S)-binding protein codes for MSVVSLTVNGKPVSVETEDRTLLVYFLREQLRLTGTHIGCDTSQCGACVVHVDGKAVKSCSVFAVQVAGAQVTTIEGLARDGKLHPVQEAFRDNHGLQCGFCTPGMIMTAVDMIRRNGAMDRDTIRHELEGNICRCTGYVNIVSAIEDASKRMTESAEKAA; via the coding sequence ATGTCCGTTGTGTCCCTGACGGTGAACGGAAAACCGGTTTCGGTGGAAACCGAGGACCGCACCTTGCTGGTCTATTTCCTGCGCGAGCAATTGCGCCTCACCGGCACCCATATCGGCTGCGACACCAGCCAGTGCGGCGCCTGCGTCGTGCATGTCGACGGCAAGGCGGTGAAGTCCTGCTCGGTGTTCGCGGTGCAGGTCGCGGGTGCGCAGGTCACGACGATCGAAGGCCTCGCCAGGGACGGCAAACTGCATCCGGTGCAGGAGGCGTTCCGCGACAATCACGGCCTGCAATGCGGCTTCTGCACGCCGGGCATGATCATGACCGCGGTCGACATGATCCGCCGCAACGGCGCGATGGACCGCGACACCATCCGCCACGAGTTGGAAGGCAATATCTGCCGCTGCACCGGCTATGTGAACATCGTCTCGGCGATCGAGGACGCGTCCAAGCGCATGACGGAGAGCGCGGAGAAGGCGGCATGA